DNA from Archaeoglobus veneficus SNP6:
CGAGCCCCATTACCTTCGCCGCCTCTTCATCGTAGATTTTGTCCACGTACTGTACTTCGAGGAAGTGGTTTCCGCTTCCCAGCGTACCGAGCTGTGGCTTTCCACGACTCCTCGCCTTTCTACTTACAACCTCTGGCCTTCCTCCTGCCAGTGCTCCGTGTTCCTCGCAGTTATCAAGGTCCTCTTTCCAGCCGTAGCCATTCTCAATAGCCCACTTAGCTCCAACAACAAAAATCTCGTCCAGCTCCTTGTCGCTGACCCTCAGCCTGCCCTCACTGCCCACACCAGAAGGGACAGCGACGAAGAGTGCATCAATCAACTGTTTGATCTTCGGTCTTACATCATCAACCCTGAGATTGCTTCTCAGGAGCCTGACGCCGCAGTTTATGTCGAAACCAACACCACCAGGTGAAACAACACCCTCCTCAACATCAAAGGCAGCAACTCCCCCAATTGGAAAGCCATAGCCCACATGGACGTCTGGCATCACAAGCGATGCCTTCTGGATGCCCGGCATCGTCGCTACGTTTGCAGCCTGTTCGACTGCATCTTTCTCGAGAATCTGCATCAGCTTCCTGTTGATGTAGAAGTACGCCGGAACCCTCATTCCCTGCTTGTAGCTCTTGGGCAATTCCCACTTGTATTCAGTAACCTTTTTGAGAATTGACTCCATCCCCATTCCTTACCCCCCAATTAAACCTCTTTATTCGGACTTCAGCAGGGCTTTCCCGAAACCGACGAGTCCGCCCTTCTCGATTATCTGCAGCAGAAACTCCGGAAGGGGGTTTATCGGGTACTCTTCACCCTTGGTCTTGTTCACAATTACGTTCCTCGAGTAGTCAACTTCCAGCTCGTCTCCATCATCTATTTTGTCCGCATCTTTGCATTCCAGTGCTCTTAAGCCTATGTTTATCGCATTCCTGAAGAATATTCTCGCGTAAGACTTTGCTATAACGGCCTCAATTCCAGTAGCCTTCAAGGCGAGAGGAGCATGCTCTCTACTGCTTCCACATCCGAAATTCTCTCCCGCTACGACGAAATCTCCAGGTTTTACCTCCTTGACAAACTCGCTTCTAACGTTCTCAAAAACGTGCTTGGCAAGTTCAGCAGGATCATTAATGACGAGGTACTTCCCCTGAATTATAACGTCCGTGTCTATATCATCGCCAAACTTCCACGCCCTGCCCATGTTCCACCGTTTCCGGCCGGTTTTAAAAGGTTAACTGATCGTTCGAAAATCCCTGAGGAAACGGCCACTTTCTTTTATCAAATGGTAATTGCTATAAGTATTATATCATCTATAACAAAAATTACACAAAAATTACTAATTCTGAATTTACTATCCAATGCTGTATGCTATCTGTCCTGACGTTAATCGGCTTTTTCACGTCGATTGTAGGACTTATTGGATATGTACTTGTCCCGTCAGGTACTCTTACCCGTCACGAGAAGTACCTCAGAGGCGCAGCAGGCTTATATGTTGCGCTAAGTTTCTCGTTCCTTCTTCATTCTCTCTGCCATCTGCTTAGCATCGATGTTCTGCTTGCAGATTGTATTATGGGTGCTATTACGGCCA
Protein-coding regions in this window:
- a CDS encoding 3-isopropylmalate dehydratase small subunit yields the protein MGRAWKFGDDIDTDVIIQGKYLVINDPAELAKHVFENVRSEFVKEVKPGDFVVAGENFGCGSSREHAPLALKATGIEAVIAKSYARIFFRNAINIGLRALECKDADKIDDGDELEVDYSRNVIVNKTKGEEYPINPLPEFLLQIIEKGGLVGFGKALLKSE